The following coding sequences lie in one Mangifera indica cultivar Alphonso unplaced genomic scaffold, CATAS_Mindica_2.1 Un_0029, whole genome shotgun sequence genomic window:
- the LOC123206239 gene encoding TBC1 domain family member 13-like, with protein sequence MVKKKVPDWLNSSVWSTAPPPSDDDRLHRYSTKPIATVTVDPPHVTAAAPAPAPVPVPARPPQAPAVGSTVQKEPPKPHVIVHNSDSNSNNHRNDDEMDNSAQALLLPELSKKVINMRELRRLASQGIPDGGGIRSTVWKLLLGYLPPERGVWSSELAKKRSQYKHFKEELLMNPSEIARKLEKSDNDDPKSESRGMLSRSEITHGEHPLSLGKTSIWNKFFQDTEIMEQIDRDVKRTHPDLHFFSGDSPFAKSNQEALKNILTVFAKLNPGIRYVQGMNEILAPLFYVFRNDPDEEFAASAEADTFFCFVELLSGFRDHFCQQLDNSVVGIRSTITKLSQLLKEHDEELWRHLEVTTKVNPQFYAFRWITLLLTQEFNFADCLHIWDTLLSDPEGPLESLLRICCAMLILIRRRLLAGDFTSNLKLLQNYPPTNISHLLYVANKLRSRSTA encoded by the exons ATGGTGAAGAAGAAAGTGCCGGATTGGCTCAATAGTTCTGTCTGGTCTACCGCTCCTCCTCCTTCCGACGACGATCGCCTACACCGCTACTCCACTAAGCCAATCGCCACCGTCACCGTGGATCCGCCGCATGTTACCGCCGCCGCTCCTGCTCCTGCTCCTGTTCCTGTTCCCGCACGTCCTCCTCAAGCACCTGCCGTCGGTTCGACAGTTCAAAAAGAGCCTCCGAAGCCACACGTCATAGTACACAATAGCGATAGCAACAGCAATAACCATAGAAATGATGATGAAATGGACAATTCTGCTCAGGCTTTGCTCTTGCccgag CTGTCGAAGAAAGTGATAAATATGAGGGAATTACGGAGGTTAGCTTCACAGGGAATACCTGATGGCGGGGGCATTCGATCAACTGTCTGGAAG CTCTTACTGGGTTATTTACCACCTGAGCGTGGGGTTTGGTCATCTGAATTAGCTAAGAAGAGGTCTCAGTACAAGCACTTCAAGGAGGAGCTTTTGATGAATCCT TCAGAAATTGCAAGGAAGTTGGAAAAATCTGATAATGATGACCCCAAAAGTGAAAGTAGAGGTATGCTCTCAAGATCAGAAATTACTCATGGGGAGCATCCTTTGAGCCTTGGAAAGACCAGCATCTGGAATAAATTTTTTCAG GACACAGAAATCATGGAACAGATTGATCGAGATGTAAAGCGCACTCATCCAGACCTGCATTTTTTCTCTGGAGACTCCCCTTTTGCAAAATCTAATCAG GAGGCTTTGAAGAATATATTAACTGTCTTTGCAAAGTTAAATCCTGGTATTAGATATGTCCAAGGGATGAATGAAATTTTGGCACCTCTATTCTATGTATTCAGAAATGACCCTGATGAGGAATTTGCG GCCTCTGCAGAAGCGGACacattcttttgttttgttgagtTGTTGAGTGGATTTCGGGATCATTTTTGTCAGCAACTTGACAACAGTGTGGTTGGAATCAGATCCACAATCACAAAGTTGTCGCAGCTTCTTAAGGAACATGATGAAGAGCTTTGGCGTCACCTTGAGGTCACAACTAAA GTCAACCCCCAATTTTATGCATTTAGGTGGATTACTCTCCTCTTGACTCAGGAATTCAATTTCGCAGACTGCCTTCACATTTGGGACACACTTCTGAGCGACCCAGAAGGCCCACTG GAGAGTCTGCTGCGTATATGCTGTGCAATGCTAATTCTGATTAGAAGGCGATTGCTAGCGGGGGATTTCACTTCGAATCTGAAGCTACTCCAGAATTATCCACCTACGAACATAAGCCATCTACTCTATGTTGCAAACAAGTTGCGTAGTCGTTCCACTGCCTGA